TTTCTTCGTCCTCGGTAAGGCTAGCACTATTTGTTAGTGTAATGTTATGGCTATTACGCATATCTGATCCTGTTACTTTGACGAACCGGGCATGAAAACCCGGTGGTGTCTCAGGATCTGATAATATCGTTCTGTCTCAGTAGGTCTAATAATTGCTGAACCAAATTTGTTACTAATTGTTCACCATTGAGATGAATTTCTGCCGATTCAGGCGCTTCGTAAACGGAGTCTATTCCCGTAAAGTTGCGCAGTTCACCGGCACGCGCTTTCTTATACAAGCCTTTTGGATCTCGGGCTTCACAAATCGCCAGTGGCGTATCGACAAATACTTCGATAAACCGTCCTTCCCCTACACGTTCACGAACCATCTGACGTTCGCCACGGTGTGGGGAAATAAATGCAGTTAGCACCACCAGTCCGGCTTCAACCATTAAATTCGCCACTTCACCTACCCGGCGGATATTTTCTTTACGATCGGCATCGCTAAAACCGAGATCGCTACATAAACCGTGGCGAACGTTGTCGCCATCCAGCAAATACGTACTGACCCCGAGTTTATGCAGTGCTTCTTCCAGCGCACCCG
The DNA window shown above is from Escherichia sp. E4742 and carries:
- the cysC gene encoding adenylyl-sulfate kinase; the encoded protein is MALHDENVVWHSHPVTPQQREQHHGHRGVVLWFTGLSGSGKSTVAGALEEALHKLGVSTYLLDGDNVRHGLCSDLGFSDADRKENIRRVGEVANLMVEAGLVVLTAFISPHRGERQMVRERVGEGRFIEVFVDTPLAICEARDPKGLYKKARAGELRNFTGIDSVYEAPESAEIHLNGEQLVTNLVQQLLDLLRQNDIIRS